The genome window AGACTCGAGCATAATTCAGTGGTTTGGCTCATATCTAAGCATATACTTGGCagcaaattttaatttttgaatccCATAGAGGTGCATGTTAAAACCAAATACTGTGAAATTGTTTTTCCAAAGTAGGTCATATCTGTATATCTGGTTGAGATATGCCTGCTAAATTATCTTATCTTAGAACAAATTATTGTTATGATGCCTTTTTTTAGCGGTGGCAGGTGGCGACAGTGATTGTGTAAATGCTAGTTGTTGTAGGTATTGATATATCGTAAAATGCGAACATGATACATCTTGATTTGCAAGTTGTGGAAGGTATTGCAGGTGGGAATGCTGCCGCTAATGTAAACAATGGCGATGCTCTGGTTCAAGGTGGGTCAGCAAACAAATATATTAACTCTTCTGAGATAGCCACTAATGTGGATGATTAAAAGTGCGGTAATTAAGTAGTAGTTGAGTGTGATGGTTGTTTCAATTCTAGTGTATAAATCATGTGGTCAAACTATTTTGGCAGAAATGTTGAAGGGGATTTGTCCCTAATTTTGGCAGAAGTGTCATAATTGTTTGCGGCATGTTAGTATGGAATATAGGGctttattatttctttaattgCTAACGTACATCACTGTTGATGTTGACAAAAAAAAGGGAAGATTCCTATTCGCGTTAATTCTCccttaattctctgaaggattCAAACTAAGAATAGTTAACAGTGGAAGTAATGGAAAATGCCTGCATTCTTTTGTCACGTGATTATTTTTACTTGTTACAGCAGGATACTTGTAATTAATAGGAGTATTTACCAGTAACTTTGTTTTTTAATTTAAGTAGGCTACGGTTTCATCTTATAGTATAACTATGTTTACATCTGTTGCAGTTTTGCCTTGCTTTTATGTTTATATTCTTGAAGAGACAATCCAGAAAGATGTTGCCTCGGTTTGTTTGAGCTATACAGCACTTTCTATTAAGGACAACCAAGACTACCCTGATGACTCTGCATCACAAGAAATATGGGATCAGGAGGCGTATGAATATGATAGAGCTTTAAATGCTAGCAGGACATACCTGAAATTCAAGAAACGAATAGATGCACATCCAGAACAATGCTTCAGGTAAGGGAACTGAAGTACTACTATACGCATAGCAAGGCTAGCTTTTTAACATCTTTTGGTAGTTGAGTAAAATGTAACTCGCTAGAAGGTTAAATATAATAATTAGGTTGTCTAGAGCTTCACAGGATTTTGCAACCTACATGCTGCTACTACCAACTTTGTCGCTGTTGTTTTTAGAAATATATTGTTCCAAGTTGTATGACTTTTAGACTACATAATTGACTTTTGAAAGCTCACAAACATATGTAAGAAATAGTTAGCTTGTAATTTGCTTCCtgattagaaaaataaaaaaactttGTTCCAGAGTTTTGAAATTAGTTGCTTTATATCAATCCGGTAAGAGTGTAAATTGGGTTACGATCATTTTGTCATCCTACGGGTTTTTAGTTTTTTGTAGACTGTGAGCGAGTCCATCTACTTCGTTACTATTTTTGTTTGTTTGCGAAGTTTACTTGTGCACTTGTAACAATATTCTATTGATCTCTGTACTTGCTTTAGATCTGTGAGTTCTATAAATCTGAACCTCATTATTGTCATCCTTTTTTTGGATTTTGATTAAGCTCAGTAACAGAAATTTAACTACTTCACACACATGCCCTCCGTGAGGCTCGAACCCTTGACCTCTATTACCAATACTACAATGCTAGAGAACATTTTTGTCATTTGGACTTTTAAAGGGATCTACAATTACCTCAGAAGTGTTAAGAACAAGACAGGATTAGAGTACTGTACATGGTGCCATTCTCATTAACCCTTTTTACACTTCATGCTACTAAACGTGCAGATATTCGTATGGTGGAAAGCCTCTACTGGCTGCTGAAGAGCTCAGAGATCCCGGAAGATGTGAGCTCTGTGGTGGATCCAGACACTACGAAATGCAGCTAATGCCTTCGCTATTATATTTCTTACAGCAAGCAACAACTAAACATAATTATACTTTAGAGAATTGGAACTGGATGACCCTACTTATATATACTTGTTCTGACGTAAGTTTCCAATATCATAATGCATTAGAATCACGACATATTCTGAGCATTGTTCATGCCAGTTTCCAGTTCATAAATTGTATATATGACCTTGAGTTTCTTCTTATCCTTAGAGTTGTTCGAATCCCGGGGAAGAAACTTCCAGAGTCGGTGAATGGATTGTAGCAAAAGAGGCTGTCATGCTGCAAGGGGAGTAGCATCTGTAGAGTTTTTCGATATACATATAAACCCTGAACATTGCAAACCAGGTAAGAAATTTTTTCACTTTCTGAGGAAAAGGATGTAAGCAGAGCAGCCGTTTGTATTATTCTATGTTACTTTGTGCGAGGTGTTCATTAGGGGGGGTGGGGAGGTTTGTGCAGATGAACACTCATTTTATGTTTCCCAGTGTAGTATTAGTGGTTTCATTTGTGTGTAATCTCATTTTTGACCCTTCTCTTTAAGTGCTATAAAAATTTAAGAACATGTAGATTAAATTTGAAGATCGTCTCGACTGTTGGAATATCTTGAAGATTGCTGCAAATTACTACTCTCTGGAATTGTGGAAATGAATCATTTTAATTGATGCTAAAATACTGGTATTGTAATTTAAAATGCAAAATCTCGTTTTCCAGCATTTTCCACCAAATCCTCCTGAATGTTCAGTAAGATTTATCTATTTTTTTCACTGTAATATGAAAATGTGAAAAaactttaaaataaatataagtgataagtagaagaatacttataaattaaataagtgtttggataattttatttataagtcataatatttttttcttaaataaactaaaaaaaataattattaaatataattatcttaattcctgaattttaagttagattaacctttaaaaatatattttttaaaactgAGGTTAATAAATCAGCAAGAAATTAAAGTAAATTGAGAAAAAAATATGTCGTTAATAACATTTAACTTATTAggttataagttataaattcaatTATAAGTTTGGTCGACAATTAACACCGTAAGTAAAAGTCAATTTTCGAATTTCaggaaaaaaatatatatagtcTCAGAAACTTTTATTCTTTGACACGTGGAAGTGCAGGATGAGGACACGTTACTAAAACTCGATGTAATAACCAATATAAAAAAACACATGCCTAATCATCTCATCACGACCCAGAACATTAATCTAGGATAAATACGGACAGCACTACAAACCCGGTACTATGTTTATTCATTAAATTCATGGTACGTGTTTGAAAAGTTCAGCTTTCAGTCCGCCTAGCTACACGATATATCCTCCACGTGTCCCCCCTTCTTTACACATCACCATCTTAGCAACATCTATCACAATCATCGTATTTTATCACAACACATGTACAGAAACATATTTTACAAATCTTCATGAAACATTTGCAAAAACAATCTGGTTATGGAAAAATCAAGGAGAAATGTTGTTGTGTTCATATTCTCGCTAATCATAATATTACCTCAGATAATGGCCTCCACAGGTGCAGTTGAGCAAGGAAAACAAAGCATCTCTGATAGATTTAGAGATGTGTATGGTATAGTTACAGCTTCCTCCATGTCTTCTTTGCACAAGCTTAAATCTCTCATCAATGATGTTCAGCAACAACTTTTCCCTCCCAATCTCGAGTACGTTTTCGATTTCTAGCCCACCACTGTTATTCATCTTTTTGCTTCTCGTAAAATTAGAGGTTCTTGAGGTTACCTCAGGGAACTTAACTAAAACGCTATCATATGAGTTACATGTTGAGTTATCGATGACTCTAAAATattaaggtgttagaggaaggtTTTAAACGGATCTATATTATATTCTAACATTAAAAGGAGAATTATTTTTGCCTTCTGCTTCCAATTACATCAGTTTGTTTGTAACGAACTTATCACTGTATGACAAAACTGTTACagtaataatataaaatattgaaaGGAGTCTTCACGACATGGTATCCGAGTTTAAGTTTTCGAGTGAGGGAAGTGGTGGGGACACCCGTGATTCACTTTTTATCCAAAAATGGGTTTTCGACTCATTGGAGtgttaaaataataatattagaTCATGAATATGGTCTTTTTAAATCCAGttcattttaaataattgttaattatttttgGAAGTATATCGATTGGTTCAgctatatattgatacaaatataCATATAAAATCTGAGTTAGCCAGTAAAATTGTTAAACTGGGCGATTAATGAttaatttgttttgttttttagaGCGTTTGTAAGTTGAGACAGTTTGTAGTGAAAAATGTGGGGTAAGTAATGAGAATGAGTTTCAGTTTCAGGCCAAAGATTGAAGAAGAAGTAGACGAAGAAGGGGCAAAAGAATGGATGAAAGAGGCGGTGAAGAAGAGTGTAGGATCGACCAAATCGACGGTGGAGGAGACCGCGAAATCAGCAGCTAGCGCGGTGGAGGATGTGGTGCACAAGACAAAGGAGAAGGTGTCAAAGAAGCATTGCACTGGAGATGCTTGTTCTCATGATGAGCTTTGAATTCTGAACAAATATGGAGATATGTCATTGAGTACACATGGACGTAGTTGGTGTTTTTGTGATTTATAACAAGTTTTAGGAGTTCAAAACATGTAAGGTTGATTCAAATGTTGTTGGTTGAATGTGATTTTGGATTGAGATGAGTTAGTCATAACATGTTTATGACAGAGCTTTGtgtaaaattataatatattactcctcaattttttttatatgttGTTTGATTTTATTGCACACAATTCCAAGCGTTTTgactgtatatataaaataatattttttaaaattttctttttgtaaattaaaattttagttatatatttttatttaaaaaaagaaaaaattaaaaattattattataactaTGCGGTCAAAGCACTTAGAAGTGTGTGCATAAAAGTCAAACGTTATATAATAAAAAACAGAGAGAGTATTAGTATCACAAGATATAAGATTATAACCGATATAAATTATTAAACTAATTTGATTTTATAAACTAATTAATATCAATGATAGTATTACAAAATATTTAAATGTCAagtaaatttaaataatttattgaaAAACTAATTATAGGATTAACGCGTACAACACTGGCAAAAAAAATATAGTATTGAAAAAAATATTTAGCAATGGAGCGTACGAAACTTGTAATTAATGAGTAAAAAtacacaattttttatttaaaagttAACGTGCATCTCGGATCATACTTTAATGacaatattataattaaatttcGCTACTATAAAAGAAAATACAGGATGGAAAAATAGAAACAAGTCGTTATTGGTGATGGGAAAGGGGTCACATAAGTAATTTAGCATTTTATTATTTCCTGTTTAATAAAATAGCGAGCCTAGTAGTACTAACGACACACATGCGCTGAGCGAGAGAGAGGtcgagagagagaaagagagcgagagagagagggagagaagagGAAAGAGAAGGATAGAGAGGGAGACGGAGGCTGATAGAGGGAGAAAACAGAAAATGATTATGTTTCTAAAAGAAAAATTGGAATTGATGGAAAAAAATAGAAAGATAATGGGGCTTCAGAAGAAATTTTGGCGGTTCAAGAAAATTGATGTTGCGCAAGTTGACGAGAATGATGCGGTTTAGGGGTAAGAAACGATCAACGAAGAGGATATTAAGTAGAGCGGCCAATCGggtcgtgtcgtgtactttcgtgtcgtctagtttcgtgtttcgtgtacgtAAACATGAAACCTATATCTGACCCGAAATGATTTcgtgtcgtgtcgtgtactttccGTGTACTTTTCGagtatattaaattaaaaattaatataataaatatatacatatcaTATATAAAAAAATCTATTTAAACgtataatttaatgaaatatggagagtgtatatataaatatatatatttttacataGTATTCTATAAAAACTTGTAAATGTTTAtgttatatttatattatatacataaatatatgcatgtgttatatatattaatttataaatatatttatttcatgTAATTTCGTGTACCTAAATTGAAACCCATATCCGACACTAAATCTATCGTGTAATTTTGTATTAGTGTACATTCGTGTTTCGTGTACCAAAAATTAAAACCCATATTCGTATTTTTCGTGTCGTGTTCACGTGTCGTGTACCAAATTGCCCGCTCTAATTGTAAGGCAGCGTCAAATGACGAGATTGAGGAATGTTTGGAGGCTTTAGTGCCGTTTGGATAAATTTACTTATTAGTCAGAagtttttttacttaaatgaattaaaacaaataattattaaatacaattatcttagttcatgaatcttaaattataaaatattttaaaatttatattttaaaattaaaactttagaaaaaagtgaaaaaatgaaaataagttggaaaaaagtaCGTCACTGTCAACTTTtcacttatcagcttataagttgtgaATTCAaattataagttgggtcgacaaataTTTATTAATAAGTTGTGACGAGCTTATAAGCCAAAAGTAGCTTATAAGGTGTAGGATTCACTTTCCACTCCTTATGGGAGGAGGGAGCACTTTTGATTGTTGAGGAATAAAAAAAAAGAGGGAGTACTACTAGTCGCATTATTCTTAAACTTAAACAGGAAATAATAAAATTCTAAATTACTTATGTGACCCTTTTCCCATCACCAATAACAACTTACGCCCCGATTGTTTTCTCAAATTTGAATCAcctcctttttcttttctttgtttaTTCGATTTTATATTATCTAATTACGTAAATCAAACACAAATGAATGCtcatttcttttttctttttttatctTTAGATATAACTGCATTTCACCCCTTTCGTTTTTATCAAAAATTCATTATTGTATACTTACTTTCTGAATTTGCAGTTCACATCACTTTTGTTTAAAATCCGATATAGCTTATGCACATTTCATTAAAAAATTATCAAATCCATGGAACatgtttttttttataattagaaattattatttttgaaCTTTTCTAATAATTACTTTTTTATGCGAAACTTCTAAATATACCGggtatttttttaattataactCAACCAATTGATAAGAAACTTAAGACTTGATCCAAAGAGCcagcaaaagaaagagcaagagAGCTATAGCAAAATTAAACTTGTATCATTGATGATGAGAGTCGGTGAAAAAATCAGCAAGAAAAAACTAAAAAGTCCTTTAACACTGATTAATCTCATTGCATAATCGTTCAACAAGGAGCAAGATGACAGACAAATAATTTAATATTCGTACTTGTGTACAAGTTTAAGATAATAGGAACTTGCAACATATTCTGTAGAGAACACCTTTCATAAATAATCCTTTTCTTAAGACTATGTGACCAAAGACCAAATTCCGTTGTTTGCTCACCACGACACATTCTCCGCTGCAACATATTGTGTAAATACCCCATATCCAGGACTATGTTAAATTACGTAGAATCACCCAAAAGTCTGAAATATAATACTCTTTTgagttttcataattttttgaaaacAACGAAATTCGAGATGGTAGTGTCATAGATGCTCTAAAATTCTAACAAAAGGGACAAAAATAAAGGAGTCCAAAGCAATAAATACCCTTGCAAAATGCCCGAACTTGTATTGAAACATACCTAAATAACTGAATTTCCAATGTATCTCGTAGGACCTCCTTCTTGGCCAGCACAGAGGAAGCTTTTAGGGCATGGTAGCATATTGTCCCAAAAATATCTTCTTCAGCTTCCGGGCCTTCAATACATGAAAGGATGAACATTTGACCTCATGCATTTAGCACAATCTTTGGGAGAAAAGCACAGGTAACAAACCTTATGCATACAGAGAATCAAATGCCATGCCAAGCAATATAAAGGTATCTGCAAGACGCCAAGACCCTGCACTCCAACACCAATAGGCCCTGTGCCTTTAATTTGACCTTGCTGTCTCAATTGGATACTAATTAACGTCAATGACCTTGTTAAGGTTGACCCTAACCAAGGTCCCAAAGGAAGCAACAGAACAAATGAGCCTAAGTTAGTAAAATCCCACTTCGATtactaaataaaattatattattagaCTACCAGTAGAAACAGGCAACTATATAAACTAGACAAACCTCAGCTAATTTGTCAAGATCTAAATATCGATTTTGAGAACCTTGATTACCTGAAAGCTTTGATGCTTGAGATTCATCTGCTACACCCTGCAACATACAAAATTGGATACTAAACCAGGAACCGAAAAACAAGAAAACCAGCATCCCTTCATATTTCATATTGATGTCTCCATTATTCACCTTCTCTCTTACATATCAAGGTAGAGCAACTGATGTTGCATACAGCAGTTTCTTTTCGTCTTGTGTAAATTACCTCAGTATAGAAGTTGGAAGACTTAATTGTTACTCAGCTCAGTAATGAACTACAAAGCTTTAAGATGACTTGCTTGTTCTTAACTAAAACTAAGAATACCTAAAAAGATGCGATCATGCTAAAAAAAATTGTGGACAGTAGACAACAATGCATAACATTAAACCAAAGCAATATGAACCTGATCAATCTAACCGAAATTACCTGTCCATCCTTATTCCTCAAATCtagaatatcatatatatatatataagaatgCCAAATACACAGCAAAAGCACCTACAACTTACCTAATTATTTTTTTCCCATAAACATAATATAACATAATCTAGAAGATCAAATACAACATGACTTAGGATATATACCTTTCCTTTTACCGCTTCCTTGATCAACGTAACGGGCAGTGTCACTGAAAGACGGAGCACTAGAAACAATTCCATTGGATGTGCCATTAGTTCGACGAGAAAACAGAGAAGATGCACAACAGTCAAGCCAAATGTCAAGTGCTTTAAATACAATGAGTTGACACTTTGGAAGTGAGTGCCGAAAGACGAAGTCAATGGGAAAGGCAGGGTACTCATGGTAACGAGATATGTATGGCCAAATTCAAATAAAGTGCTAGACAAAGATAAGAATGTAAATGCAGCCTTTCCGTCTAACTCTCAACTAAAGCAGAGACTAGCTCGCTGCGAGAACCATCTTTCTCTATAGATTTTATTATTTGTTATCAtcaatataaaaattaaattaaatataatataataaatcaAACCGAATATACACAAGTAAACAATATTGCAAAACAATATATAGCTTAGGCTGAAGAATACACGGGGACTATTTTAATCAACTTTACAACTGTAATGtcatatatgtgtgtgtgtactTTAGAAACTCATAATGGCTCATTTTACTGTCTTCCAGAggagatatgttctttcaagtaATGATAAGCAATCATCAGACGTTAATATCTGTACGCTTGGATCTAGCAGCAATGCTATACTCGTTAGTACTTGTCATTGCGAATCTTGGGATGCTGGTGTAATTGGTGTCGGGGGTTGACATGGGCTGCTGAGGATAAAGCGAAGGCGGAGGTGTAAGATTTCGCTGTGCTGGAAGTGGTGGGAGTACATTGTACTTGTAAGGGTCACCTACGACACTGCAATTAAAAATACAcgtaataaataattaacaagTGTCATACAAACAGGACCATAATATATGCTAAAAATCTTAAATGTTACAAGAACATATCATAATCGCATAAATATGAGaacttcacaaatcacaaaatgTATAATAATACCCCCTACACGAATGTAATATCTAGCACATTAAGCAAATATTAAATTGACTACTCTAATAATTTAAAGAATAAATATTACAAGATAACATATACGGCCGTGTAAATGAGCTGAAATATTATGTATACACAGAGAGGGAGCTATAGAAGGGCTCCCCTGGGCTTAAGCCCAGGATgattttaagaaaataatttagtaGTTATACTTATTTATATATTTCATCGCCCAACTTTTATTTGATATCTAGTGACCAAATAAGTACTATCAAACGGTTAAATACCTTACTACTTATTATTACTGCTTCCGTTGCAAATATTTTACTGGTGAAACTTGGCTAGTGACTTGTCAAGGCCCCCTTAATTGAATTTTTAGTTCTGTCCCTGTGTATATATCTAATATTGTGTGAGCCCGTGGGTGGCAATATTGGTActgaattaattaattacccGGTGATTGGGTGCATATACAACAAAGCTATATCACAGATATTGTACATGCAAAATCTTAAACCTATTCTAGTCATCAAAAGATTTGGTAACATgcaataaaaatatataaaaaacaaataaacataactatatataatatatgcatgtatgtatatacagaaatttaatcaaattaaataaaaatatgtaaaATATATGAAGACAGACGCACACCATATATTTACTACTTTGTAGTTTATAAGCACACACCTCGGCATGCACAGTTATGACATATAAGTTTTTATTAAAGGAGCAGTTTCATTTTTTTTAGAATTATATCAACAAGAAATCAGAATGCTAAATACTTCAAGCATGCAAGTCGATCTACGTAAATACATTTTTTATAATTCAGTTTTGTATTTGTTTCTGGCTTTCTATAATTACTTGGAAATCATTTGAAACTTGTGCAAGTGTAGAACTCAGCTATTAGAAGTCATTACCCTAAAGAAGATAACGAAGACACACTTGTCTTCAACAAATTACTCATGATGCGTCTACAACAAATTACGGATACCCTCTTCATGAAGAAAGGGAactttttattaataaatattacttCCTCATTTTTAATTTGAACATCAACCAATGTAGACAACAGTAGTCTAAAATCCTCATAATTAGTCATACATGCAACACAGCAAAGATCTGTCTAAGATTTTAATACAACGGCATTACCCGTCCTATTCCATTTTAGAAAACTAGAATAATGATGGATTACCATAAAAGTTACTTCAAGGAATGAATACTGGTATAAAGGGTTCTCATAAAACAAGCTCGAAGATTTTTAGATTATAACAGGGTAAGGTTTAGAATGTAAATCCTTTGTCTTTCCCATAGTATTATTAAAATTTCATTTCCGTAAAAAAGAATTGAAGTAATCATGTTGCTTCCTTACAGTCGAGAGTTTTTAAAGCCAACTTTCATGGAAGAGGAAGGTTAACGTCATCACAGGAAAAATGAACATATAATTGAGTATGCAACAATGTATTCTCAATGGTAGTCGCAGCAAATATTCACATTTATTTGTGAACTAAATTTAAATTAATGTGCTTTTCTTTTGGAGGAGAAGTTTGATTTTCTTACAGACAAAATCTAATTCAAGCAACTAGTACACTTACAGACACAAATCCAGCAACAACGGAAAGAAGTGGTACCTTGTACTTTTGTATAACTGATCTTCGTCACTCATAATTTCACCAGACAACGATAAATTCTTTACTGGGATAGACCATGGGCTTGCCGCTGAGATTTCATCTGCAAAGTATCTCCTCCTGATCAACTGGAAAGGGACATTAAATGAACATTAAAATTATATACTAATTCAGTCATTAAGGGTCCATTCCACGTAAGGAGGAAAAGACAGACCATCCAAAAGAACTTCATCACGGCTTCCTTGTCATATCGTGCTTCCTTGGCAGCCTATTATGTTTAACCAATTCAAGATTTTAGACATAACATAGAGAAAAAGTATCAATAGGGAAAAAAGGGGTAATCAGCAGAACTTATCTAGCTGTGCAAGATGAATGATCTTTCCATCTATATATATAACATCTCACCAAAGAAAACTCCATGTAGTAGCGAATGTTATAACATTTACGATTAAAGTAAAAAAAATGCAGCAAAACAATATCCAACTCTggaagatttttttttaaattcgaTATATGACCAAATCAAATAAACCAACGGCGCTGTCATGTATTAAAAATTTACAGTTCTGTTTCTCTCTAAAATAACAAACTAGATACCTAGGAAATTCAGTTATGCATGAAATCCTAATGCATCCATTAACATATACAGATTACAATAGCAACTAGTAATCGCCATAATATTTTAAGAAACCTTGGTTAATCATAATTGAGGGAGGACTAAGTAATTCTAGTTCAGTTGGGGGTCGTCAGGATGAATATAACAAATTTAATTCTTTAGGGGCTTGGCAAAACCCACATATACATCCTCCCTGTTTAAAAATAGATGTAGACACGCAAAAGCTGATACATGGCTCAAATCCAAGCTGAGAAAGATTGGGGATAAAcacattaaaaaaaattaaatctaaTAGTTCCATAATACTATCTGCAAGCCAGAGAAAATATAAATAGAAGTGTTTGCAGAAATATATTGAATTCATGTAAAACAGTGCACTGGCATCACTTTGAACATTTCAGAGGAGCACATGTTTCGGATAAAAGACCTTGACCAACAATAAAAACCAACATAGTATgatacatatagtttattattttgttatttaCATTTACTTTTTCAAATTAAATTGTCGCTCACGTCAAATCTTACCGCTATAAGGCCTCCACCACTAGGAAAACTCTCAGTTATCGGAAGTTCATCACTTGATGAAAGCAGACCCTGCTTCTCTACCCATTGTCGAGCAACGTCAACAAGATTGCCACTGCTTCCTCTTGTACCTTCTTTTGCAGCAATATCTGCTTTATTACCGATGACAATGTATGGAACAGGAAGGCCACCAGGACCTCCAGAACTTAGTGGAGCTGAAAATGTCCCATTTGCTGCAATCTCGACAGCCCAACTCTGCAGACTTGTTTTTGTCCTTCTCTGGGAAAGATCATGAACAAAAATTACACCTGCCATTAAGTTTCAGTTGAACTATTAAGATAAGCATGAATCCCGCAGTTTGCCTAACATAATACTAATTAGCATATCTTTGAACAGGTAATCAGGTTCCCATAGTTTTACAAGCAAGAAGGTTCCCCTCCTACCATTGATCTGTGAATAAAAAAGAGACCGGCAGTCTTTGTATCGCTCATGTCCAGACACATCCCAAAGTTCAACAAAAAAGTCTCTCTCAGCATCACCATTTGAAGAGCTACTAGAAGTTCCATAAGTAGTATGCTGGATATCAGAACCAATAAGAATTCAACAAAAGCTAAATGAGTCCAAATTTGTACGAAATGAATTAATAATGACTTACTTTAACCCCAACATTACAGCCAATTGTTTGAGGAGGACGTGCAAATGAAGAACCTTTCGTAATGAGATGAACAAGAGAAGTTTTCCCCACACCTACCAGGAAGAAAAATATTTATATGCAGACCAAATAATTTACTATGGTTGAAAGCATCTCAATGGACTGCAGCTGTCATCATACAACAATAAAACAAAGTTTCAGTTCCGTTACACACTTCTAGGACAGTAAAGACGATGAGCAAAAACGGAACCTTAACATGCACCAAAAACTTCACCATTAATTTTAAGTTTGGCAATGTAACTGGTTCGGTTTTGGTACCAATTAAAAACCGAACCACACTGATTTAAAACCTGGGCTTCCTACATGTCAAGAAATAACTCCCATAATTATTTCCAAATCTTGATTTTACAGATTTATTTTCAATTATTATATTTACCTC of Apium graveolens cultivar Ventura unplaced genomic scaffold, ASM990537v1 ctg447, whole genome shotgun sequence contains these proteins:
- the LOC141701919 gene encoding uncharacterized protein LOC141701919 isoform X1 is translated as MEKSRRNVVVFIFSLIIILPQIMASTGAVEQGKQSISDRFRDVYGIVTASSMSSLHKLKSLINDVQQQLFPPNLDFRPKIEEEVDEEGAKEWMKEAVKKSVGSTKSTVEETAKSAASAVEDVVHKTKEKVSKKHCTGDACSHDEL
- the LOC141701919 gene encoding uncharacterized protein LOC141701919 isoform X2; the protein is MEKSRRNVVVFIFSLIIILPQIMASTGAVEQGKQSISDRFRDVYGIVTASSMSSLHKLKSLINDVQQQLFPPNLEPKIEEEVDEEGAKEWMKEAVKKSVGSTKSTVEETAKSAASAVEDVVHKTKEKVSKKHCTGDACSHDEL
- the LOC141701924 gene encoding uncharacterized protein LOC141701924 isoform X2, which codes for MSTLPFPLTSSFGTHFQSVNSLYLKHLTFGLTVVHLLCFLVELMAHPMELFLVLRLSVTLPVTLIKEAVKGKGVADESQASKLSGSTLTRSLTLISIQLRQQGQIKGTGPIGVGVQGLGVLQIPLYCLAWHLILCMHKARKLKKIFLGQYATMP
- the LOC141701924 gene encoding uncharacterized protein LOC141701924 isoform X1 → MSTLPFPLTSSFGTHFQSVNSLYLKHLTFGLTVVHLLCFLVELMAHPMELFLVLRLSVTLPVTLIKEAVKGKGVADESQASKLSGSTLTRSLTLISIQLRQQGQIKGTGPIGVGVQGLGVLQIPLYCLAWHLILCMHKVCYLCFSPKDCAKCMRSNVHPFMY
- the LOC141701922 gene encoding uncharacterized protein LOC141701922 isoform X1, whose product is MEQVILGMPGPWADDFYEASDHYTTKFGGLPDWPVPDMAIPHNLRVCTSCGTSLLLVAQIYAPVSTKTLTIEERQIFVFGCTSATCAGDPESWKAIRVQRCSSRRTSESFGVEEVLLPDASCQPSNADWRDDFWSFDEGNDDDEDLEELGKALSEAASLASHSKKESLPHHDEAIIDSSSTNQTIKLASKDTTGIAGGNAAANVNNGDALVQVLPCFYVYILEETIQKDVASVCLSYTALSIKDNQDYPDDSASQEIWDQEAYEYDRALNASRTYLKFKKRIDAHPEQCFRYSYGGKPLLAAEELRDPGRCELCGGSRHYEMQLMPSLLYFLQQATTKHNYTLENWNWMTLLIYTCSDSCSNPGEETSRVGEWIVAKEAVMLQGE